One stretch of Natranaerovirga pectinivora DNA includes these proteins:
- a CDS encoding DUF3179 domain-containing protein — MTTTNSNYKNELWAKSLYYYNLFDDIKEFDRDKAFDYYQASNYYLTLYHEENENSPEIYTQESEFPEEIIRISHIMDLDTNWSKHIVPYSELTKLQPKDRIVTEKDLVERPVKDEIRGMKDDEPVIVANVNGITKAYPIKELLWNPVINDFLGDIPIVITYCPLCNIAFVFNREVQEEILTFGFSGMLYNSCVVFYDFKTESLWDSLTGICLAGDYAGNQLSYIPKNTVSYSSYKRDFPDGTVVANVRGILRPITKNPYIAYDLIKKPLFFYKQIDPRLPAMERVVGIWNDDRSICYSYSDVLRRKVIENEFEGEDFIIFHKFGMISPLSDPIADGRDIGSTSVFSPYVDGIKLNFYVVDNRLFDVETNSEWSSLGVAIDGFYKGTQLRWIRHADTYWFVWAAYFPEVTIRR; from the coding sequence ATGACAACAACAAACAGCAACTATAAAAATGAATTATGGGCTAAGAGTCTATATTATTATAACTTGTTTGATGACATCAAAGAATTTGATAGGGATAAGGCCTTTGATTATTATCAAGCATCAAATTACTATTTAACCCTATACCATGAAGAAAATGAAAATTCCCCTGAAATATATACTCAAGAAAGTGAATTTCCAGAGGAGATTATAAGAATATCTCATATAATGGATTTAGATACCAACTGGAGCAAACATATTGTTCCTTATAGTGAATTAACAAAGCTTCAACCAAAAGATAGAATTGTAACAGAAAAAGATTTAGTAGAAAGACCAGTAAAAGATGAAATAAGAGGAATGAAAGATGACGAACCTGTTATCGTTGCTAATGTTAATGGAATAACCAAAGCATATCCCATAAAAGAACTACTCTGGAATCCAGTAATTAATGACTTTTTGGGGGATATACCTATCGTTATAACCTATTGTCCATTATGTAATATTGCTTTTGTATTTAATAGAGAAGTACAGGAAGAAATCCTTACCTTTGGGTTCTCAGGTATGCTCTATAACTCTTGTGTTGTTTTTTATGATTTCAAAACTGAAAGTTTATGGGATTCATTAACAGGAATCTGTCTTGCAGGTGATTATGCTGGTAACCAATTAAGTTATATTCCGAAAAATACAGTATCCTATTCAAGCTATAAAAGAGATTTTCCAGATGGTACAGTTGTCGCTAACGTACGTGGCATATTAAGACCAATTACAAAAAATCCTTATATTGCTTACGACCTTATTAAAAAACCATTGTTTTTTTACAAACAAATTGACCCACGCCTACCTGCAATGGAAAGAGTCGTTGGTATATGGAATGATGATAGATCTATTTGTTATTCTTACTCAGATGTCCTTAGAAGAAAAGTTATAGAAAATGAATTTGAAGGAGAGGATTTTATTATCTTTCATAAGTTTGGTATGATCTCACCTTTAAGTGATCCTATTGCAGACGGAAGAGATATTGGGTCAACTTCAGTATTTAGCCCTTATGTGGATGGTATAAAACTCAACTTTTATGTAGTGGACAATAGATTGTTTGATGTAGAAACAAATTCAGAATGGAGTAGCTTAGGAGTAGCAATAGATGGATTCTATAAAGGTACACAACTAAGATGGATTCGTCATGCCGATACCTATTGGTTTGTATGGGCAGCATATTTTCCAGAAGTAACCATAAGAAGATAA
- a CDS encoding ribose-phosphate diphosphokinase produces MEIKIFAGSTGKEFAERMCKYLGTDLGKSKVLTFTEGNTYVKAEETVRDKDVYLVQSIGLHPNNEFTEILFWMDAFKRASAHSVTVVMPYFSYAKGDKKDEPRVSIRGRVCADCIELAGADRVVTMDLHSPQIQGFFKIPVDHLFALPILCEYVKTLNIEDLIVVSPDSGFAKEARSYARYLNAPVAIGDKERVDHSENANVIDIVGDVQGKNALIVDDFSISGGTLIDVARALKEKGAKKIYAALSHIVLNEKGVKKIEDSPIELLISTDSVNNPFVKDSDKIKIVSVAPLFAETIARIDRKESVSPLFNEVPSKVFNNI; encoded by the coding sequence ATGGAGATAAAAATTTTTGCAGGAAGCACAGGAAAAGAATTTGCTGAAAGAATGTGTAAGTATTTAGGCACTGACTTAGGTAAATCAAAAGTCCTTACCTTTACAGAAGGCAACACATATGTTAAAGCTGAAGAGACCGTTAGAGACAAAGATGTTTACTTAGTTCAGTCCATTGGATTACACCCAAACAATGAGTTTACGGAGATTCTTTTCTGGATGGATGCCTTTAAAAGAGCAAGTGCTCATTCTGTTACCGTTGTGATGCCCTATTTCTCATATGCCAAAGGAGACAAAAAAGACGAACCTCGTGTTTCTATAAGAGGACGGGTTTGTGCTGATTGCATTGAATTGGCTGGAGCAGATAGAGTTGTAACAATGGATTTACATAGTCCTCAAATTCAAGGATTCTTTAAAATACCTGTAGACCATTTATTTGCATTACCTATTTTATGTGAGTATGTTAAAACTTTGAATATTGAAGATCTAATAGTTGTATCTCCAGACTCAGGGTTTGCTAAAGAGGCTAGAAGCTATGCTAGATACCTTAACGCCCCTGTTGCTATAGGGGATAAAGAAAGAGTGGATCATAGCGAAAACGCTAATGTTATCGACATTGTTGGTGATGTACAAGGAAAAAATGCCCTTATTGTAGATGATTTTAGTATTTCTGGGGGCACACTTATAGATGTGGCCCGTGCCTTAAAAGAAAAAGGCGCTAAAAAGATATATGCAGCATTATCCCATATTGTCTTAAATGAAAAAGGTGTCAAAAAAATTGAAGACAGTCCAATTGAATTACTAATTAGTACAGATTCAGTAAATAACCCGTTTGTTAAAGACTCAGATAAAATAAAAATTGTATCTGTAGCCCCTTTATTTGCTGAAACCATAGCTAGAATTGACAGAAAAGAATCGGTTAGTCCGTTATTTAATGAAGTACCAAGCAAGGTATTTAATAATATATAA
- a CDS encoding class I SAM-dependent methyltransferase has translation MEYTGERVIPKIMNPKNGMLIEHIERYIFAKDFCKGRVLDIACGVGYGAEHVLDNNEITEFVGIDVDPASIEYAKTHYNFPNTKYYVDNALNEDLHNIYGTFDTIISFETIEHFSEDALFIKNLYNLLKPGGKLIVSTPFGKGKDFPCKNEYHVYQYTCEEFLDVLKPFKAVTMYNQVDDIIEIPHPDKKYYLMVAVCEK, from the coding sequence ATGGAATACACAGGTGAAAGAGTTATACCTAAAATTATGAATCCTAAGAATGGGATGTTAATAGAACATATAGAGCGTTATATTTTTGCAAAAGATTTTTGTAAAGGGAGAGTTTTAGATATTGCTTGTGGCGTTGGTTATGGCGCTGAACATGTTCTAGACAATAATGAAATTACTGAATTTGTTGGCATAGATGTGGACCCAGCGTCTATTGAATATGCTAAAACCCATTATAACTTTCCTAATACAAAGTATTATGTAGACAATGCCCTTAATGAAGACTTACATAATATCTATGGTACTTTTGATACCATCATTAGTTTTGAGACCATTGAACATTTCAGTGAAGATGCGCTATTTATAAAGAATTTATACAATCTATTAAAGCCTGGTGGCAAATTAATTGTTTCTACCCCATTTGGTAAAGGCAAAGATTTTCCTTGTAAAAATGAATACCATGTCTATCAATACACCTGTGAGGAGTTTTTAGATGTCTTAAAGCCATTTAAAGCCGTTACAATGTATAATCAAGTAGATGATATTATAGAGATCCCACATCCAGATAAAAAGTATTATTTAATGGTTGCTGTTTGTGAGAAATAA
- a CDS encoding TRAP transporter substrate-binding protein, whose translation MNKTIKKFLVVTLSIALVFSLTLPVYAKNNKDKGRKVPKVVLKVATPFREGHILADTAEKFKELVEQSSKGKIAVIIEAGLDTEENVNLRCASGDVDIQLTGGEPLEVFSPEYFFFNAPYVIKDYDHFLRVWNGPLGDESKALISENGNMKSLGTVFRGYRQMTSNKPISGPSDIANIKLRLPGVHTWISVWSQIGANPVAVPLTGLYQALADGTAEASEGDLTQIMSFNLAEVQSHLTITNHLCAVGYITINNDTYNSLKKQERRLVERAMKEASEWATQVTMDSDNARLEYLQNAGMTLGYPDADAIRELAKPAIEELFINEWPVTTWEEVLAQ comes from the coding sequence ATGAACAAAACAATTAAGAAATTTTTAGTTGTAACACTATCTATTGCGCTGGTTTTCAGTTTGACATTGCCAGTGTATGCTAAAAACAACAAAGACAAAGGTAGAAAGGTACCAAAGGTTGTATTAAAAGTAGCTACACCATTTAGAGAAGGGCATATTCTTGCTGATACAGCAGAAAAATTCAAAGAGCTTGTAGAACAAAGTAGCAAGGGTAAAATCGCAGTCATAATCGAAGCAGGTCTTGATACAGAAGAAAATGTAAATTTAAGATGTGCCTCAGGTGATGTGGATATCCAATTAACAGGTGGCGAACCTCTTGAAGTTTTCTCACCAGAATACTTTTTCTTTAACGCACCATATGTTATAAAAGACTATGACCATTTCCTAAGAGTGTGGAATGGACCTTTAGGGGACGAATCAAAAGCTTTAATATCAGAAAATGGAAATATGAAAAGTTTAGGAACAGTTTTCCGCGGATACAGACAAATGACATCTAACAAACCAATTAGTGGGCCTAGTGATATAGCAAATATAAAACTAAGGTTACCTGGTGTACATACTTGGATAAGCGTATGGAGTCAAATTGGAGCTAATCCAGTTGCTGTTCCATTAACAGGTCTTTACCAAGCATTAGCAGATGGGACAGCAGAAGCTTCAGAAGGTGATTTGACACAGATTATGTCATTTAACTTAGCAGAAGTACAATCTCATCTAACAATAACAAATCACTTATGTGCCGTTGGATATATTACAATAAATAACGATACTTATAACAGTCTGAAAAAACAAGAAAGACGTCTTGTTGAGAGAGCGATGAAAGAAGCTAGTGAATGGGCTACTCAAGTAACAATGGATAGCGACAATGCAAGACTAGAATACTTACAAAATGCAGGAATGACCTTAGGATACCCAGATGCAGATGCCATTAGAGAACTAGCAAAGCCTGCAATAGAAGAATTATTTATTAATGAATGGCCAGTAACAACTTGGGAAGAAGTGCTTGCACAATAA